The following proteins are encoded in a genomic region of Corylus avellana chromosome ca4, CavTom2PMs-1.0:
- the LOC132177363 gene encoding probable LRR receptor-like serine/threonine-protein kinase At4g37250: MSSKTCQSLPFWWRIISFLLLLLPSFALNSDGVLLLSFKYSILSDPLFVLESWNYNDATPCAWFGVTCTEIGTPGTPDMFRVTGLVLPNSQLLGSIVADLGMIEHLRHLDLSNNFFNGSLPNSIFNASELQVLSLSSNVISGELPAELIGGLRSLQLLNLSDNALAGKVPENLTALQNLTVVSLRSNYFSGSVPSGFDSVQVLDLSSNLLNGSLPLGFGGDSLRYFNLSYNKLSGNIPPEFAKGIPQNATIDLSFNNLTGPIPESLAMLNPKNEFFAGNTDLCGKPLKNLCSISSSLSAPPNDTSSSSPAIAAIPKTIDSVPVTSSTGTANGTQNPTQGGLKPGAIAGIAVGDLAGISLLAMVIFYVYQVRKRNNILKPTNAATDPEKKGEEKKQDPLGRKPVAWSCLGEEITSEATSSDSDDHENKLEDAHVHPNDDQKGQLVTVDGETELELETLLKASAYMLGASGGSIVYKAVLEDGTALAVRRIGESGVERMRDFENQVRAVAKLRHPNLVRIRGFYWGEAEKLVIYDFVSNGSLASASYRKAGSSPFHLPLEVRLKIARGVARGLAYIHDKKHVHGNIKPSNILLSPNMEPIITDFGLERLVFGNTSSNKASNSARFLGSQQRPTSTTIHEGLPDLPTSGSSPYGAPVGSSVGTAWPYQAPESLKNVKPNFKGDVYSFGIVLLELLTGRVFSEPELGQWTSGAGSVAEEKNRVLKMVDASVRGEVEGREDAMLACFKLGFSCASFVPHKRPSMKEALQILERIPFPWPSF; encoded by the exons ATGAGCTCCAAAACCTGCCAGAGCCTCCCTTTCTGGTGGAGAATCATTTCCTTTCTTCTCCTTCTACTTCCATCGTTTGCTCTCAACTCAGATGGGGTCCTCTTGCTTTCCTTCAAATACTCAATCCTAAGCGACCCTCTGTTCGTCCTGGAGAGCTGGAACTACAACGACGCAACACCATGCGCGTGGTTCGGAGTCACGTGCACCGAAATCGGAACACCCGGCACGCCGGATATGTTCAGGGTGACCGGCTTAGTCCTCCCCAACAGCCAGCTTCTGGGTTCGATTGTTGCCGACCTCGGCATGATCGAACACCTTCGCCATCTCGATCTTTCCAACAACTTCTTCAATGGATCTCTGCCTAATTCAATTTTCAATGCCTCAGAGCTTCAGGTGCTTTCCCTTTCAAGCAATGTTATCTCTGGTGAGCTACCGGCTGAGCTTATAGGTGGATTAAGAAGCTTACAGCTTCTGAATCTTTCTGATAATGCATTGGCCGGGAAAGTACCGGAAAATCTCACTGCTCTGCAGAATTTGACAGTTGTTTCTTTGAGGAGTAACTACTTTTCCGGTAGTGTTCCTAGTGGGTTTGATTCGGTTCAAGTATTAGATCTGTCTTCCAATCTGCTTAATGGGTCTTTGCCTCTTGGTTTTGGTGGAGATAGTTTGCGCTACTTCAACCTCTCTTACAATAAGCTTTCAGGAAACATACCGCCGGAGTTTGCGAAAGGAATACCGCAGAATGCCACAATCGATCTCTCATTCAACAACCTAACCGGACCTATTCCGGAGTCTCTAGCTATGCTCAACCCGAAAAACGAATTCTTTGCCGGAAATACCGATCTTTGCGGCAAACCTTTGAAGAATCTCTGCTCCATTTCTTCCTCTTTGTCTGCTCCACCCAACGACACCTCCTCGTCTTCTCCGGCAATAGCAGCCATACCCAAAACCATTGACTCAGTCCCAGTGACATCCTCAACCGGCACAGCAAACGGAACTCAGAACCCAACGCAAGGTGGCCTAAAGCCCGGGGCAATAGCCGGAATCGCTGTCGGAGACTTAGCCG GTATAAGCCTTCTTGCCATGGTAATTTTCTACGTCTACCAagtgagaaagagaaacaaCATTCTGAAGCCAACGAATGCGGCGACGGACCcagaaaagaaaggagaagagaaaaaacaagACCCACTTGGCAGAAAGCCAGTGGCGTGGTCCTGCCTAGGCGAAGAGATAACTTCAGAAGCAACCAGCTCTGATAGCGACGACCACGAGAACAAACTCGAAGATGCACACGTGCATCCAAACGATGATCAGAAAGGTCAGCTTGTGACGGTGGACGGAGAGACAGAGCTGGAGCTGGAGACTCTGCTCAAGGCGTCGGCGTATATGCTGGGAGCCAGCGGCGGAAGCATTGTGTACAAGGCGGTGCTAGAGGACGGGACTGCGTTGGCGGTGAGGAGGATTGGAGAGAGCGGGGTGGAGAGGATGAGGGATTTTGAGAACCAGGTCAGGGCGGTAGCCAAGCTGCGCCACCCAAATTTGGTTCGGATTCGTGGGTTTTACTGGGGAGAGGCTGAGAAGCTtgttatctatgactttgtCTCCAATGGCAGCCTTGCTAGCGCCAGTTACA GAAAAGCAGGCTCATCACCATTTCATCTACCTCTTGAGGTTCGGCTCAAGATAGCAAGAGGAGTAGCCCGGGGGCTGGCCTACATCCACGACAAGAAACACGTGCATGGCAACATTAAACCGAGCAACATTCTCTTGAGCCCTAACATGGAGCCGATAATCACAGATTTCGGGCTCGAAAGGCTCGTCTTTGGCAACACCAGCAGCAACAAAGCAAGCAACTCAGCCCGATTTTTGGGAAGCCAACAAAGACCCACGTCGACCACCATTCATGAAGGCTTACCGGACCTCCCCACAAGTGGTTCCAGCCCCTACGGTGCACCGGTGGGCTCGTCGGTCGGAACTGCATGGCCTTATCAAGCACCCGAGTCCCTGAAAAACGTCAAGCCTAATTTCAAGGGGGATGTGTACTCATTTGGGATAGTTTTGCTTGAACTTTTAACTGGCAGAGTATTTTCTGAGCCGGAATTGGGCCAGTGGACTTCCGGCGCCGGTTCGGTGGCAGAGGAAAAAAACAGGGTTTTGAAGATGGTTGATGCGTCTGTCAGGGGAGAAGTGGAGGGCAGGGAGGATGCCATGCTGGCATGCTTCAAATTGGGATTTAGCTGTGCttcttttgtcccacataaGAGACCGTCTATGAAAGAAGCCCTTCAAATCCTAGAGAGGATCCCATTCCCATGGCCTTCTTTCTAA
- the LOC132177364 gene encoding probable carbohydrate esterase At4g34215 → MEIPTSKEDAPTKQIFILSGQSNMSGRGGVTKHHHWDGVVPPECHPNASILRLSAKLHWDPAREPLHADIDAKKVCGVGPGMSFANAVRERVGVVGLVPCAVGGTAIKEWARGEHLYESMVGRARESVKGGGEIRALLWYQGESDTSHQHDAEAYQVNMERFINNVREDLGLPSLPIIQVAIASGDERYMEKVREAQFRINLPNVVCIDAKGLPLKEDNLHLTTEAQVRLGHMLADACLANFAPSQPPPHP, encoded by the exons ATGGAAATACCCACTTCGAAAGAAGACGCACCCACCAAACAAATCTTCATCCTCTCCGGCCAGAGCAACATGTCCGGCCGAGGCGGCGTGACAAAGCACCACCACTGGGACGGCGTCGTTCCGCCCGAGTGTCACCCCAACGCCTCCATTCTCCGCCTCAGCGCCAAGCTCCACTGGGATCCCGCACGTGAGCCGCTCCACGCCGACATCGACGCTAAGAAGGTGTGCGGGGTGGGGCCGGGGATGTCGTTCGCCAACGCGGTGAGGGAGCGCGTGGGGGTGGTCGGACTGGTCCCCTGCGCGGTGGGCGGGACGGCCATCAAGGAGTGGGCGCGTGGGGAGCACCTGTACGAGAGTATGGTGGGGAGGGCGAGGGAGAGCGTGAAGGGCGGTGGGGAAATCAGGGCCTTGCTTTGGTACCAAGGAGAGAGCGACACGTCGCATCAGCATGATGCTGAGGCGTACCAGGTGAACATGGAGAGGTTCATCAACAACGTGCGGGAGGACCTGGGTTTGCCTTCACTTCCAATAATCCAG GTAGCAATCGCGTCGGGGGATGAGAGGTACATGGAGAAAGTTAGGGAAGCGCAATTTAGAATCAATCTCCCAAATGTTGTATGCATCGACGCCAAGGGTTTGCCGCTCAAAGAAGATAACCTCCATTTAACCACGGAGGCTCAGGTTAGGTTGGGCCACATGCTGGCTGATGCTTGCCTCGCCAATTTTGCACCATCACAGCCTCCTCCTCATCCTTGA
- the LOC132177732 gene encoding protein TIC 21, chloroplastic yields MQTLLLPATAVAAGSCSTSRLHRPSTPAFHVPSFNFPLPNLPSSSKTFQPLSFPSPSYGATHHRRPTLSFSVRASQVSSPAVASPDGEGEKAKLAQVAKRLENTARNFKRYGSIAFWGQLVCTVVAAVILSFSVVITGKISSPATFYATAGGIVAAFISVFWSFGYIRLSDRLRRTANEPSKAPPRADVVKSLKNGIVVNLLGLGAAIVGMQATVGVLVAKALTSSANPYYQGVAPGYSPVLALDVFLVQASANTILSHFLGLVFSLELLRSVTLPPSEGFPVPRIA; encoded by the exons ATGCAAACGCTACTATTGCCGGCGACGGCGGTGGCAGCGGGATCATGCTCCACTTCTCGCCTCCACCGGCCATCAACCCCCGCCTTCCACGTCCCCAGTTTCAATTTCCCTCTTCCAAACCTACCCTCATCCTCTAAAACCTTCCAACcgctttcttttccttcaccgTCTTACGGTGCAACCCACCACAGACGACCGACGCTCTCCTTCTCTGTAAGGGCCTCTCAAGTTTCGTCCCCAGCCGTCGCTTCCCCGGACGGTGAGGGCGAAAAGGCGAAGCTCGCTCAG GTGGCAAAAAGATTAGAGAACACTGCAAGGAATTTCAAGAGGTATGGTAGTATAGCGTTTTGGGGACAGCTTGTGTGCACTGTAGTGGCTGCCGTGATTCTTTCGTTTTCAGTTGTTATCACGGGGAAGATTTCATCGCCCGCCACTTTTTATGCTACTGCTGGTGGGATTGTAGCAGCGTTCATTTCagtattttggtcatttgggTATATTCGACTTTCCGATAGGCTTCGAAGGACTGCCAATGAACCTTCAAAG GCTCCTCCTCGTGCTGATGTTgtgaaaagcttaaaaaatggCATAGTAGTAAACCTACTTGGACTGGGTGCTGCCATTGTTGGTATGCAAGCCACAGTGGGCGTGCTGGTTGCCAAGGCTCTTACTTCCTCAGCAAATCCTTATTACCAGGGAGTCGCCCCTGGGTACAGTCCTGTTCTTGCATTGGATGTATTCTTGGTACAG GCATCAGCAAACACCATCCTTTCTCATTTCCTGGGCCTTGTTTTCTCATTAGAGTTGTTGCGATCAGTGACACTACCACCTTCAGAAGGCTTTCCGGTTCCTAGGATTGCATAA